In Chloroflexota bacterium, a single window of DNA contains:
- a CDS encoding helix-turn-helix transcriptional regulator — MGNKGDERRARRISERRRCILEAAASIFARKGFEKATTREIAQEAEVSEGTIYNYFASKQQLLMALAQMIQDKLAAIVPKPSANGDDRAVIVKAVEEVLATIAENAVVIKGLLTALWDQGYGFHGYLLPGARGLIAEVENYLQARMAAGAIRICDVHIVARMVMGMVIYLTMPYIQGIEPMPSPEQRHQQAELLVSVLLQGLKV; from the coding sequence ATGGGCAACAAAGGTGATGAGCGACGGGCTCGGCGTATTTCAGAGCGAAGACGATGCATTCTCGAGGCTGCTGCCTCTATTTTCGCACGCAAAGGCTTTGAGAAAGCAACCACGCGCGAAATCGCTCAGGAGGCAGAGGTGTCCGAGGGCACCATCTACAACTACTTTGCCAGCAAGCAGCAATTGCTCATGGCTCTGGCGCAAATGATACAGGACAAACTCGCGGCCATCGTCCCAAAACCATCTGCCAATGGAGATGACCGCGCGGTGATCGTGAAGGCGGTAGAAGAGGTGCTGGCTACTATTGCGGAAAACGCAGTGGTGATCAAGGGGCTGCTGACCGCGCTTTGGGATCAAGGCTATGGTTTTCATGGATATCTTCTTCCCGGCGCGAGGGGGTTGATCGCAGAAGTCGAAAACTATTTGCAGGCGCGGATGGCGGCGGGTGCAATCCGCATTTGTGATGTGCACATTGTCGCACGCATGGTGATGGGGATGGTGATTTATCTGACTATGCCCTACATACAGGGCATTGAACCCATGCCTTCACCAGAGCAACGCCACCAACAGGCCGAATTGCTGGTCAGCGTATTGCTTCAGGGTCTCAAGGTATAA
- a CDS encoding diacylglycerol kinase family lipid kinase has product MNRDEAKIIVNPVASGGKVGKAWPRIQQVLAQGGLQFIAELTQHPGHATEIARQAIEAGFCYIICVGGDGTVNEVVNGLVVKGHVPPDVVLSIIPGGTGSDFTRILGFARDPAQFCRVALGHNTRLVDMGEIRCFRDGKPITRYFVNVAGLGFDSEVCARVNRMSKRVGGTIPYLTGLVTTLFSYTNKDVQLTFDGERREGRFNSVIICNGQYFGGGMWIGPKAAADDGIFDIVVLKDLNKLEFLINVPRVYKGTHLTHPKVESFQAKEVHVEARQRMFIQAEGELVGEAPATFRILPAALNLRV; this is encoded by the coding sequence ATGAACAGAGACGAGGCCAAGATCATTGTGAACCCCGTCGCCTCAGGAGGCAAAGTAGGCAAAGCATGGCCACGCATTCAGCAAGTGCTTGCACAAGGGGGTTTGCAGTTTATCGCTGAGTTGACTCAGCACCCAGGACATGCCACGGAAATCGCGCGCCAGGCTATCGAGGCTGGTTTCTGCTATATTATCTGCGTTGGCGGCGATGGCACAGTAAACGAAGTGGTCAATGGCTTGGTTGTGAAAGGGCATGTACCTCCTGACGTAGTGCTCAGCATCATCCCTGGTGGTACAGGTTCGGACTTTACCCGCATTCTTGGCTTTGCGCGCGATCCAGCGCAGTTCTGCCGTGTCGCACTAGGCCACAACACTCGCCTTGTGGACATGGGTGAGATCCGCTGTTTCCGCGATGGGAAACCCATCACCCGCTATTTTGTCAATGTCGCCGGACTCGGTTTCGATAGCGAGGTTTGCGCCCGTGTCAATCGTATGAGCAAGCGCGTGGGTGGCACAATCCCCTACCTGACCGGTTTGGTCACCACGCTGTTCTCGTACACCAACAAAGATGTACAACTTACCTTCGACGGCGAACGCCGAGAAGGACGCTTCAACTCCGTGATCATCTGCAATGGGCAATACTTCGGCGGGGGCATGTGGATCGGTCCAAAAGCGGCCGCAGATGACGGTATCTTCGACATCGTAGTCCTGAAAGACCTCAACAAACTAGAGTTCTTAATCAACGTTCCCCGCGTCTACAAAGGCACCCATTTGACTCATCCCAAGGTGGAATCCTTTCAGGCCAAAGAAGTGCATGTGGAAGCCAGACAACGCATGTTTATTCAGGCAGAAGGCGAACTTGTTGGCGAAGCACCAGCCACCTTTCGCATCCTACCCGCTGCCTTGAACCTGCGCGTTTAG
- a CDS encoding alkaline phosphatase family protein, whose translation MRKAVLIVLSLLLLCAAGVASYKWINALVLSMHGYRSPLKGNLALNEDNTRPVTSQVVVVMVDGLNYNASFQMPYLNSLRLRGAHARMLGYSPSNLQTAWTTLLSGASPELNDAPLFDRSYEVITPIAVDHIFAVLRRAGLSAGIAGFYWWEKLVPPEFLYVKYYVDSEDDAGDRQVVERAITFLHEFHPNFLLVNLRQVDVAGLQYGANSDEYRQAMLRCDEYIHTLATNMNLQQSVLIILSSHGHLDEGGYGGNETIVLNTPFVIVGQNIVTGDRGVLSQTDLAPTVAALLGAPMPNIAQGLVRTEILKMELVDKAEKWLALAHQRYRLSSMYLYSIGQGLLSETVQGDMLVAYSSLQVKNYESAAQLASLSVKQADFEMMRARRARLWKERTKRAVPLAFFILLPLWLTWRKRSWRTVWIFLASLLAAALYHVLFLRQGNVYSFSRIPAEGLAGTLQPSLRRAALCLAIGGLIVVWRTWHERERSGFAVALSSYGYALLQLYFIGLLLGACTLWNGLYFTWYVPHLTIAYIQFVTLMQAMLIAVLSIALPIPVLILQKALLALTDRLTRRRHT comes from the coding sequence ATGCGCAAAGCAGTCCTGATAGTGCTCAGCTTGCTCCTATTATGTGCTGCGGGTGTTGCATCCTACAAGTGGATCAATGCCTTGGTCCTCTCTATGCATGGCTATCGCTCCCCCTTGAAAGGCAATCTAGCGCTCAACGAAGATAACACCCGTCCAGTTACCTCACAAGTCGTGGTAGTTATGGTAGACGGATTGAACTATAACGCCTCATTTCAAATGCCCTACCTGAACAGTCTGCGGCTTCGCGGTGCACATGCCAGGATGCTCGGTTACTCCCCATCGAACCTGCAAACCGCATGGACCACCCTCCTCAGCGGCGCCAGCCCCGAGCTCAACGATGCCCCGCTTTTCGACCGTAGTTACGAAGTGATTACGCCCATTGCCGTAGACCATATTTTTGCCGTATTGCGCCGCGCTGGCCTCTCTGCCGGCATTGCTGGCTTCTATTGGTGGGAAAAACTAGTGCCACCTGAATTTCTTTATGTAAAATACTATGTGGACAGCGAGGATGATGCAGGAGATCGCCAAGTCGTGGAGCGTGCCATCACGTTCCTGCACGAATTCCACCCCAACTTCCTGCTAGTGAACTTGCGTCAGGTTGATGTGGCTGGGCTACAGTATGGCGCCAATAGCGATGAATACCGACAGGCCATGCTCCGCTGCGATGAATACATCCACACCCTGGCAACAAACATGAATTTACAGCAAAGTGTGCTGATCATCCTCTCCAGCCACGGCCACCTCGACGAAGGCGGCTATGGCGGCAACGAAACAATTGTCCTCAACACGCCATTTGTCATCGTTGGACAAAACATAGTAACTGGCGATCGCGGCGTTCTGTCTCAGACTGATCTCGCCCCCACTGTTGCTGCCTTGTTGGGTGCGCCCATGCCCAACATCGCTCAGGGTCTTGTGCGGACAGAAATACTGAAGATGGAGCTTGTGGACAAGGCGGAGAAATGGCTCGCTCTTGCCCATCAAAGATATCGCTTGAGTAGCATGTACCTCTATAGCATAGGCCAGGGTTTGCTCAGTGAAACCGTCCAAGGGGATATGCTCGTCGCATATAGCTCACTGCAGGTAAAGAACTATGAAAGCGCTGCCCAATTGGCTTCGCTATCCGTAAAGCAAGCGGATTTCGAAATGATGCGGGCACGTCGTGCGCGTCTGTGGAAAGAAAGAACCAAACGCGCCGTTCCCCTTGCCTTTTTCATCTTGCTCCCTCTGTGGCTTACATGGCGGAAGCGAAGTTGGCGCACGGTCTGGATTTTTTTGGCATCCCTTCTCGCTGCTGCACTGTACCATGTCTTGTTTCTACGTCAAGGCAACGTCTATTCTTTCAGCCGCATCCCCGCCGAGGGACTGGCAGGCACGCTGCAGCCGAGCCTTAGGCGGGCGGCTCTCTGCTTGGCTATAGGGGGGCTGATCGTGGTCTGGCGCACCTGGCATGAGCGCGAACGCTCTGGCTTCGCCGTAGCCCTCTCCAGTTATGGCTATGCGCTCTTGCAACTGTATTTTATCGGCCTCTTGCTGGGTGCATGTACCCTGTGGAATGGGCTATACTTCACCTGGTATGTGCCCCATTTGACCATTGCATATATACAATTTGTAACCCTAATGCAGGCCATGCTCATCGCGGTCTTGTCCATCGCCCTGCCCATTCCCGTCTTGATCCTGCAAAAAGCACTCCTGGCCCTCACCGACAGGCTCACAAGAAGACGGCACACGTGA
- the rfbD gene encoding dTDP-4-dehydrorhamnose reductase, with product MRIVITGSAGQLGQALQHVLHGEDLFLLDLPEYDITNYAQVRRAITSFRPQVVIHAAAFTDVDGCELNPETAYRVNALGTQNVALSCQSCDAAMVYISTDYVFDGTKSEPYWEWDRPNPQSVYARSKLAGEYYTQTLLCKFYIVRTAWLYSRTGKNFVKTVLRLADEHDELHFVTDEVGSPTYAPDLAEALHRLIAHPLYGIYHLTNAGVCSRYEWAKAILELAGRPDYPIFPTQGYVRPAKVPARCELRNFCAATQLGITLRHWREALADYFHG from the coding sequence ATGCGCATTGTAATTACTGGTAGCGCTGGACAATTGGGGCAGGCCCTGCAGCATGTACTGCATGGCGAAGATCTGTTCCTTCTCGACTTGCCTGAATACGACATCACCAACTATGCCCAAGTGCGACGCGCCATCACTTCGTTCCGCCCACAAGTAGTCATTCATGCTGCCGCTTTCACCGATGTAGATGGCTGCGAATTAAATCCCGAGACAGCCTACCGCGTGAATGCCTTGGGCACACAGAATGTCGCCCTATCTTGCCAGAGTTGCGATGCGGCTATGGTCTATATCAGCACCGATTACGTCTTCGATGGCACAAAGAGCGAGCCATACTGGGAATGGGACCGCCCCAATCCACAGAGCGTCTATGCACGTTCCAAATTGGCAGGCGAGTACTACACCCAAACCCTCCTGTGCAAGTTTTACATCGTGCGCACGGCTTGGCTATACAGCCGCACGGGCAAGAATTTTGTCAAAACAGTGCTGCGCCTGGCCGATGAGCACGACGAACTGCACTTTGTAACGGATGAGGTTGGCTCGCCCACTTACGCTCCTGACCTGGCCGAGGCACTGCATCGTCTGATTGCTCATCCTCTCTATGGCATTTACCATCTCACCAACGCTGGCGTGTGCTCGCGCTACGAGTGGGCAAAAGCGATTCTGGAACTGGCTGGCCGTCCAGACTATCCCATTTTCCCTACCCAAGGCTACGTGCGCCCAGCCAAAGTACCTGCGCGGTGTGAACTGCGCAATTTCTGTGCAGCCACTCAGCTCGGCATCACCCTACGCCATTGGCGAGAGGCATTGGCAGATTATTTTCATGGCTGA
- a CDS encoding glycosyltransferase family 2 protein codes for MAEHFSIIIPSWNGMHLLPACLDSLRAQTYRDFEVLVVDNASTDDTVGVVRRAYPEVRLISLSENRGFTGAVNAGIAQSRGSLIALLNQDVEADPYWLEEIARVAHAHPEAGAIACKIMLYDQRDHFHSAGDGYRRDGIPVNRGVWEKDVGQYDSECMVFSACGGAAVYRRSVLDEIGWFDESFFMYCEDVDLAWRQQLAGWPTIYAPRAVAFHHLSASGGGVTASYYTGRNTIYVIAKNVPGPLLRKYWPAMLAAQWRIAKDALRSWRGAAARARLRGQWAGLLTWSRMLGKRRAIQRLRRVSIAYLESLLDVVD; via the coding sequence ATGGCTGAGCACTTCTCCATCATCATCCCCAGTTGGAATGGCATGCATTTACTACCTGCTTGTCTCGACTCGCTGCGAGCACAGACGTACCGAGACTTTGAGGTGCTCGTCGTGGACAATGCTTCGACCGATGATACGGTAGGCGTGGTGCGGCGCGCTTACCCGGAAGTAAGGCTTATCTCTCTGTCGGAGAACCGCGGCTTCACCGGCGCGGTCAATGCAGGTATAGCGCAGTCCCGTGGCTCGCTTATTGCCTTGCTGAACCAGGACGTAGAAGCGGATCCATACTGGCTAGAGGAAATCGCCCGCGTTGCCCATGCCCATCCAGAGGCAGGAGCCATTGCCTGCAAGATCATGCTCTACGACCAGCGCGATCATTTTCACTCAGCCGGAGATGGCTATCGTCGCGATGGCATCCCAGTCAATCGTGGGGTCTGGGAAAAGGACGTGGGACAGTACGATAGCGAATGCATGGTGTTTTCCGCCTGTGGCGGTGCCGCTGTATATCGCCGCAGCGTCCTGGATGAAATCGGATGGTTCGATGAAAGTTTCTTCATGTACTGCGAAGATGTGGACCTGGCCTGGCGCCAGCAATTGGCCGGCTGGCCCACCATCTACGCTCCTCGCGCCGTTGCTTTCCATCACCTGAGCGCCAGTGGCGGTGGCGTGACCGCTAGTTACTATACAGGTCGCAACACCATCTACGTCATTGCGAAAAACGTGCCAGGCCCTCTGCTGCGCAAATACTGGCCAGCCATGCTCGCCGCTCAATGGCGCATTGCCAAGGATGCCTTGCGCTCCTGGCGTGGCGCAGCAGCAAGGGCACGGCTGCGTGGACAGTGGGCCGGCTTGCTGACTTGGTCGCGC